A genomic stretch from Pomacea canaliculata isolate SZHN2017 linkage group LG2, ASM307304v1, whole genome shotgun sequence includes:
- the LOC112557357 gene encoding uncharacterized protein LOC112557357 isoform X2: MSDHPMAVPDCVSSASSSQHPKCEGAGQGQRGTRAGRRSEGSEVRKSGRKQRQSKVVCHHAVPQAHAGVLTEEVVEEIRAESGARIMLDASASPMAGGTLVTITGVADQMEAAVRCIRQRTGSQGAISEHAQMFWREWVEDAWPDLDSGPHFLPPVYFNRVPTSSSQVAGQNIRVFCQPFGQAGRAGHPGSSHPEFVRGPTHQPTLVSDCQTRDDSATQRVFFCLKTLYTTNNEVLVGLTNLQFEQYLSDPWYTLAAAELPVPSRASEILPNVRSRGDFDVLLIHRHYGLVVCEVKALGDNVQELEMCQQEFERHLKERLLRAVSQLDKAEAMLSYLVSDIALGLRVSKTIALPNISACQMSKVISSDTELTQELSRCLKASDPTDIVDLCLCADRLSDPSAPWDVRSETLTELGKWWQRCVTHEGEDSHMTSDVYKTLVARFCGPPTTVTVPSIFPARLCVKTLHQAVSWTGECHACLTLFPEQAHLLNAAPPRVFLTGPPGTGKTVVLQLMATQWLQCGNDVYVVSTWRRSRAACIMLHHLLQQTLEAQPSTIRGQVHLLLYDLDTEENVRRAVDDLSERSTSLYVIADEAGPDERSARFQTFCEKLQTRVSGLHLWAASCRHGIAPEGLEVKAFTRPLRSPPVVAREVGKAERFTSPGKCRVTSSVKYPTCQMVLRLITFTTTRITPLSG, encoded by the exons ATGTCTGATCATCCGATGGCTGTACCTGACTGCGTGTCGTCGGCATCATCTTCACAACAC CCCAAGTGTGAAGGTGCAGGTCAGGGACAGCGTGGAACACGTGCAGGACGACGTAGTGAGGGAAGTGAAGTGAGGAAGTCCGGACGTAAACAGAGACAGAGTAAAGTAGTCTGTCATCATGCCGTGCCACAGGCACACGCTGGTGTCCTCACAG AAGAAGTAGTTGAAGAGATCAGAGCTGAGTCTGGTGCGAGGATAATGCTGGATGCCAGTGCGTCTCCAATGGCGGGTGGAACACTTGTGACCATCACTGGTGTCGCTGACCAGATGGAGGCAGCAGTGAGGTGTATTCGCCAGAGAACAGGTTCACAG GGAGCGATCTCAGAACACGCCCAGATGTTCTGGAGAGAGTGGGTTGAAGATGCTTGGCCAGATCTCGACTCCGGGCCACACTTCCTGCcccctgtctacttcaaccgtgTGCCAACATCCAGCTCACAGGTCGCTGGTCAGAACATCCGTGTCTTCTGTCAACCGTTCGGACAGGCCGGTAGAGCAGGACACCCGGGTTCGTCTCACCCCGAGTTTGTCAGGGGTCCGACCCACCAGCCCACCCTGGTGTCAGACTGTCAAACAAGAGATGACTCTGCGACACAGCGtgtcttcttctgtctcaaGACTCTGTACACGACCAACAATGAGGTGCTGGTGGGACTGACTAACCTCCAATTCGAACAGTACCTGAGCGATCCTTGGTACACCCTGGCGGCTGCTGAGCTACCCGTCCCATCCAGAGCTTCAGAAATCCTGCCGAATGTCAGAAGTCGGGGCGACTTTGATGTTCTCCTGATCCACCGCCACTACGGGCTGGTCGTCTGTGAAGTCAAGGCTCTTGGCGACAATGTCCAAGAGTTAGAGATGTGTCAACAGGAGTTTGAAAGACACCTCAAAGAGAGACTTTTGCGAGCCGTATCCCAGCTAGACAAAGCGGAAGCCATGTTGTCTTACCtagtgtccgacatcgctctgGGGCTGCGAGTCAGCAAGACGATTGCTCTTCCAAACATCAGCGCATGtcagatgtcaaaggtcatcagCAGCGATACCGAGTTGACCCAG GAGTTATCTAGATGTCTCAAGGCATCAGATCCGACCGACATCGTCGACCTGTGCCTGTGTGCAGACCGCTTGTCTGACCCCAGTGCCCCCTGGGACGTGCGTTCTGAGACTCTCACAGAGCTCGGCAAGTGGTGGCAGCGCTGTGTGACTCACGAGGGCGAggacagtcacatgaccagtgacgtgtacaagacactggtagccag GTTTTGTGGTCCTCCGACAACCGTGACCGTGCCATCCATCTTTCCTGCACGTCTGTGTGTCAAAACGCTGCACCAGGCAGTGTCGTGGACGGGCGAGTGTCACGCGTGTCTGACACTGTTTCCAGAACAAGCTCACCTGCTCAACGCGGCGCCTCCAAGGGTCTTCCTCACCGGCCCACCTGGCACAGGTAAGACGGTGGTGCTGCAGCTGATGGCGACACAGTGGCTGCAATGCGGCAACGACGTGTACGTGGTGAGCACGTGGCGCAGGAGCCGTGCGGCGTGCATCATGCTGCACCACCTGCTGCAGCAAACCCTCGAGGCACAGCCCTCGACCATCAGGGGTCAGGTTCATCTCCTGCTGTACGACCTCGATACAGAGGAGAACGTGAGGAGGGCCGTGGATGACCTGTCGGAGAGGTCAACGTCTCTTtatgtcatcgctgatgaagcggGACCTGACGAGAG GTCAGCTCGCTTCCAGACATTCTGCGAGAAGCTGCAGACACGCGTGTCTGGTCTTCATCTGTGGGCGGCCAGCTGTCGTCACGGGATAGCACCCGAGGGTTTGGAGGTAAAGGCCTTTACCCGACCGTTACGCTCTCCACCCGTCGTTGCGAGGGAGGTTGGAAAGGCGGAGAGATTCACGTCACCCGGGAAGTGCAGGGTTACATCCAGCGTGAAGTACCCGACCTGTCAGATGGTCCTCCGGTTAATTACATTTACCACTACCCGGATCACACCGTTGAGTGGGTAG
- the LOC112557357 gene encoding uncharacterized protein LOC112557357 isoform X1 — translation MSDHPMAVPDCVSSASSSQHQPKCEGAGQGQRGTRAGRRSEGSEVRKSGRKQRQSKVVCHHAVPQAHAGVLTEEVVEEIRAESGARIMLDASASPMAGGTLVTITGVADQMEAAVRCIRQRTGSQGAISEHAQMFWREWVEDAWPDLDSGPHFLPPVYFNRVPTSSSQVAGQNIRVFCQPFGQAGRAGHPGSSHPEFVRGPTHQPTLVSDCQTRDDSATQRVFFCLKTLYTTNNEVLVGLTNLQFEQYLSDPWYTLAAAELPVPSRASEILPNVRSRGDFDVLLIHRHYGLVVCEVKALGDNVQELEMCQQEFERHLKERLLRAVSQLDKAEAMLSYLVSDIALGLRVSKTIALPNISACQMSKVISSDTELTQELSRCLKASDPTDIVDLCLCADRLSDPSAPWDVRSETLTELGKWWQRCVTHEGEDSHMTSDVYKTLVARFCGPPTTVTVPSIFPARLCVKTLHQAVSWTGECHACLTLFPEQAHLLNAAPPRVFLTGPPGTGKTVVLQLMATQWLQCGNDVYVVSTWRRSRAACIMLHHLLQQTLEAQPSTIRGQVHLLLYDLDTEENVRRAVDDLSERSTSLYVIADEAGPDERSARFQTFCEKLQTRVSGLHLWAASCRHGIAPEGLEVKAFTRPLRSPPVVAREVGKAERFTSPGKCRVTSSVKYPTCQMVLRLITFTTTRITPLSG, via the exons ATGTCTGATCATCCGATGGCTGTACCTGACTGCGTGTCGTCGGCATCATCTTCACAACAC CAGCCCAAGTGTGAAGGTGCAGGTCAGGGACAGCGTGGAACACGTGCAGGACGACGTAGTGAGGGAAGTGAAGTGAGGAAGTCCGGACGTAAACAGAGACAGAGTAAAGTAGTCTGTCATCATGCCGTGCCACAGGCACACGCTGGTGTCCTCACAG AAGAAGTAGTTGAAGAGATCAGAGCTGAGTCTGGTGCGAGGATAATGCTGGATGCCAGTGCGTCTCCAATGGCGGGTGGAACACTTGTGACCATCACTGGTGTCGCTGACCAGATGGAGGCAGCAGTGAGGTGTATTCGCCAGAGAACAGGTTCACAG GGAGCGATCTCAGAACACGCCCAGATGTTCTGGAGAGAGTGGGTTGAAGATGCTTGGCCAGATCTCGACTCCGGGCCACACTTCCTGCcccctgtctacttcaaccgtgTGCCAACATCCAGCTCACAGGTCGCTGGTCAGAACATCCGTGTCTTCTGTCAACCGTTCGGACAGGCCGGTAGAGCAGGACACCCGGGTTCGTCTCACCCCGAGTTTGTCAGGGGTCCGACCCACCAGCCCACCCTGGTGTCAGACTGTCAAACAAGAGATGACTCTGCGACACAGCGtgtcttcttctgtctcaaGACTCTGTACACGACCAACAATGAGGTGCTGGTGGGACTGACTAACCTCCAATTCGAACAGTACCTGAGCGATCCTTGGTACACCCTGGCGGCTGCTGAGCTACCCGTCCCATCCAGAGCTTCAGAAATCCTGCCGAATGTCAGAAGTCGGGGCGACTTTGATGTTCTCCTGATCCACCGCCACTACGGGCTGGTCGTCTGTGAAGTCAAGGCTCTTGGCGACAATGTCCAAGAGTTAGAGATGTGTCAACAGGAGTTTGAAAGACACCTCAAAGAGAGACTTTTGCGAGCCGTATCCCAGCTAGACAAAGCGGAAGCCATGTTGTCTTACCtagtgtccgacatcgctctgGGGCTGCGAGTCAGCAAGACGATTGCTCTTCCAAACATCAGCGCATGtcagatgtcaaaggtcatcagCAGCGATACCGAGTTGACCCAG GAGTTATCTAGATGTCTCAAGGCATCAGATCCGACCGACATCGTCGACCTGTGCCTGTGTGCAGACCGCTTGTCTGACCCCAGTGCCCCCTGGGACGTGCGTTCTGAGACTCTCACAGAGCTCGGCAAGTGGTGGCAGCGCTGTGTGACTCACGAGGGCGAggacagtcacatgaccagtgacgtgtacaagacactggtagccag GTTTTGTGGTCCTCCGACAACCGTGACCGTGCCATCCATCTTTCCTGCACGTCTGTGTGTCAAAACGCTGCACCAGGCAGTGTCGTGGACGGGCGAGTGTCACGCGTGTCTGACACTGTTTCCAGAACAAGCTCACCTGCTCAACGCGGCGCCTCCAAGGGTCTTCCTCACCGGCCCACCTGGCACAGGTAAGACGGTGGTGCTGCAGCTGATGGCGACACAGTGGCTGCAATGCGGCAACGACGTGTACGTGGTGAGCACGTGGCGCAGGAGCCGTGCGGCGTGCATCATGCTGCACCACCTGCTGCAGCAAACCCTCGAGGCACAGCCCTCGACCATCAGGGGTCAGGTTCATCTCCTGCTGTACGACCTCGATACAGAGGAGAACGTGAGGAGGGCCGTGGATGACCTGTCGGAGAGGTCAACGTCTCTTtatgtcatcgctgatgaagcggGACCTGACGAGAG GTCAGCTCGCTTCCAGACATTCTGCGAGAAGCTGCAGACACGCGTGTCTGGTCTTCATCTGTGGGCGGCCAGCTGTCGTCACGGGATAGCACCCGAGGGTTTGGAGGTAAAGGCCTTTACCCGACCGTTACGCTCTCCACCCGTCGTTGCGAGGGAGGTTGGAAAGGCGGAGAGATTCACGTCACCCGGGAAGTGCAGGGTTACATCCAGCGTGAAGTACCCGACCTGTCAGATGGTCCTCCGGTTAATTACATTTACCACTACCCGGATCACACCGTTGAGTGGGTAG
- the LOC112557357 gene encoding uncharacterized protein LOC112557357 isoform X3, with translation MLDASASPMAGGTLVTITGVADQMEAAVRCIRQRTGSQGAISEHAQMFWREWVEDAWPDLDSGPHFLPPVYFNRVPTSSSQVAGQNIRVFCQPFGQAGRAGHPGSSHPEFVRGPTHQPTLVSDCQTRDDSATQRVFFCLKTLYTTNNEVLVGLTNLQFEQYLSDPWYTLAAAELPVPSRASEILPNVRSRGDFDVLLIHRHYGLVVCEVKALGDNVQELEMCQQEFERHLKERLLRAVSQLDKAEAMLSYLVSDIALGLRVSKTIALPNISACQMSKVISSDTELTQELSRCLKASDPTDIVDLCLCADRLSDPSAPWDVRSETLTELGKWWQRCVTHEGEDSHMTSDVYKTLVARFCGPPTTVTVPSIFPARLCVKTLHQAVSWTGECHACLTLFPEQAHLLNAAPPRVFLTGPPGTGKTVVLQLMATQWLQCGNDVYVVSTWRRSRAACIMLHHLLQQTLEAQPSTIRGQVHLLLYDLDTEENVRRAVDDLSERSTSLYVIADEAGPDERSARFQTFCEKLQTRVSGLHLWAASCRHGIAPEGLEVKAFTRPLRSPPVVAREVGKAERFTSPGKCRVTSSVKYPTCQMVLRLITFTTTRITPLSG, from the exons ATGCTGGATGCCAGTGCGTCTCCAATGGCGGGTGGAACACTTGTGACCATCACTGGTGTCGCTGACCAGATGGAGGCAGCAGTGAGGTGTATTCGCCAGAGAACAGGTTCACAG GGAGCGATCTCAGAACACGCCCAGATGTTCTGGAGAGAGTGGGTTGAAGATGCTTGGCCAGATCTCGACTCCGGGCCACACTTCCTGCcccctgtctacttcaaccgtgTGCCAACATCCAGCTCACAGGTCGCTGGTCAGAACATCCGTGTCTTCTGTCAACCGTTCGGACAGGCCGGTAGAGCAGGACACCCGGGTTCGTCTCACCCCGAGTTTGTCAGGGGTCCGACCCACCAGCCCACCCTGGTGTCAGACTGTCAAACAAGAGATGACTCTGCGACACAGCGtgtcttcttctgtctcaaGACTCTGTACACGACCAACAATGAGGTGCTGGTGGGACTGACTAACCTCCAATTCGAACAGTACCTGAGCGATCCTTGGTACACCCTGGCGGCTGCTGAGCTACCCGTCCCATCCAGAGCTTCAGAAATCCTGCCGAATGTCAGAAGTCGGGGCGACTTTGATGTTCTCCTGATCCACCGCCACTACGGGCTGGTCGTCTGTGAAGTCAAGGCTCTTGGCGACAATGTCCAAGAGTTAGAGATGTGTCAACAGGAGTTTGAAAGACACCTCAAAGAGAGACTTTTGCGAGCCGTATCCCAGCTAGACAAAGCGGAAGCCATGTTGTCTTACCtagtgtccgacatcgctctgGGGCTGCGAGTCAGCAAGACGATTGCTCTTCCAAACATCAGCGCATGtcagatgtcaaaggtcatcagCAGCGATACCGAGTTGACCCAG GAGTTATCTAGATGTCTCAAGGCATCAGATCCGACCGACATCGTCGACCTGTGCCTGTGTGCAGACCGCTTGTCTGACCCCAGTGCCCCCTGGGACGTGCGTTCTGAGACTCTCACAGAGCTCGGCAAGTGGTGGCAGCGCTGTGTGACTCACGAGGGCGAggacagtcacatgaccagtgacgtgtacaagacactggtagccag GTTTTGTGGTCCTCCGACAACCGTGACCGTGCCATCCATCTTTCCTGCACGTCTGTGTGTCAAAACGCTGCACCAGGCAGTGTCGTGGACGGGCGAGTGTCACGCGTGTCTGACACTGTTTCCAGAACAAGCTCACCTGCTCAACGCGGCGCCTCCAAGGGTCTTCCTCACCGGCCCACCTGGCACAGGTAAGACGGTGGTGCTGCAGCTGATGGCGACACAGTGGCTGCAATGCGGCAACGACGTGTACGTGGTGAGCACGTGGCGCAGGAGCCGTGCGGCGTGCATCATGCTGCACCACCTGCTGCAGCAAACCCTCGAGGCACAGCCCTCGACCATCAGGGGTCAGGTTCATCTCCTGCTGTACGACCTCGATACAGAGGAGAACGTGAGGAGGGCCGTGGATGACCTGTCGGAGAGGTCAACGTCTCTTtatgtcatcgctgatgaagcggGACCTGACGAGAG GTCAGCTCGCTTCCAGACATTCTGCGAGAAGCTGCAGACACGCGTGTCTGGTCTTCATCTGTGGGCGGCCAGCTGTCGTCACGGGATAGCACCCGAGGGTTTGGAGGTAAAGGCCTTTACCCGACCGTTACGCTCTCCACCCGTCGTTGCGAGGGAGGTTGGAAAGGCGGAGAGATTCACGTCACCCGGGAAGTGCAGGGTTACATCCAGCGTGAAGTACCCGACCTGTCAGATGGTCCTCCGGTTAATTACATTTACCACTACCCGGATCACACCGTTGAGTGGGTAG